A part of Corvus cornix cornix isolate S_Up_H32 chromosome Z, ASM73873v5, whole genome shotgun sequence genomic DNA contains:
- the GIN1 gene encoding gypsy retrotransposon integrase-like protein 1 isoform X4: MKRRKMSSRNATKMLLALIMVYACQHCQVAKNTTTTVPKTHPIKAEDPWTAVTIDLMGPFNVTNRSHKYIIIMTDLFTRWTVILPLHDTSAAEIAKAIINVFFLYGPPQKMPFDQGKELVCQINEELFALFGKKQIVLSYPQTDDVNERMSKTIKTFLNKYCIDHPNDWDEHLSAIAYAFNLTNLEPDQNTPYFQMFNRNPHAVESTNICVEGKYSIFAKIFEATKKFGQALEEENTSDCQADKKTSDEQKIRTKITVKRKSKQLNTLRLKVGHEVLRQRKNWWKDGRFQSEWIGPCIIDYITENGCAILRDSTGSRLKRPIKMSHLKPYIRGSSEKDNHYFLQGAVVDHDYIGLSERSNNSSQPDCVAEGEINAYKRDVMSAVQIPLAVCKDQESADGKHESELREDHCIEPNTAKPEKWPSPCWTRQTKTEET, from the exons GTGTATGCTTGCCAGCATTGCCAGGTGGCAAAGAACACAACCACCACAGTGCCGAAAACACACCCTATCAAAGCAGAGGACCCATGGACAGCAGTCACTATAGACCTAATGGGACCTTTCAACGTTACCAACAGAAGTCACAAATACATCATAATTATGACAGATTTGTTTACAAGATGGACTGTTATCTTACCACTGCATGACACTTCAGCAGCTGAAATTGCTAAGGCAAtcataaatgtgtttttcttatATGGGCCACCTCAAAAGATGCCTTTTGATCAAGGGAAGGAGCTTGTTTGTCAG ATAAATGAAGAACTGTTTGCACtgtttggaaagaaacaaattgTATTGTCTTATCCTCAGACAGATGATGTAAATGAAAGAATGTCCAAGACAATCAAAACTTTCCTTAACAAGTACTGCATCGACCATCCAAATGATTGGGATGAACATTTGTCTGCTATAGCCTATGCTTTCAATTTGACCAATTTG GAGCCAGATCAAAACACCCCATATTTCCAAATGTTCAACCGTAACCCACATGCTGTTGAGTCTACGAATATATGTGTGGAAGGAAAATATAGTATTTTTGCCAAAATATTTGAAGCAACTAAAAAATTCggtcaagcactggaagaaGAGAACACCTCAGATTGCCAG GCAGATAAAAAAACTTCAGATGAACAAAAAATCAGAACCAAAATCACAGTCAAAAGGAAGTCAAAACAATTAAATACCCTTCGACTTAAAGTTGGCCATGAAGTCCtcaggcaaagaaaaaactGGTGGAAAGATGGTCGTTTCCAGTCGGAATGGATTGGTCCTTGTATTATAGATTACATCACAGAAAATGGCTGTGCAATATTAAGAGATTCCACAGGATCCAGGCTGAAAAGACCCATCAAGATGTCTCACCTCAAGCCATACATAAGAGGGTCCAGTGAAAAAG ACAACCATTACTTTCTACAAGGTGCAGTAGTTGACCATGACTATATTGGCTTATCTGAAAGATCTAATAATTCAAGCCAGCCAGACTGTGTTGCTGAAGGGGAAATAAATGCCTACAAAAGAGATGTCATGTCTGCTGTACAGATTCCACTTGCAGTCTGCAAAGACCAAGAATCAGCAGATGGTAAACATGAGTCTGAGCTGAGAGAAGATCACTGCATCGAACCAAACACAGCAAAGCCAGAGAAATGGCCTTCACCTTGTTGGACCCGTCAGACCAAGACAGAGGAGACTTAA